The Ananas comosus cultivar F153 linkage group 7, ASM154086v1, whole genome shotgun sequence genome has a window encoding:
- the LOC109713281 gene encoding uncharacterized protein LOC109713281: MGCADSGSPVRSNPDGEMKIFVQSESRGSYVLEVDSSNTIRDVLATILSTKRLESEPEPVLYFNGQKLEMAESLAAYGIQDCSVLQLECTLWIYHCVIVSEKPNPILGRKKIRITGWPFTIWEEEHDKVLLGLLVEQIRNGGRESLDVGKDSWSDMAARFNESTGFKYTEKQLHEHFNFYEREYQIVNSIRNHQKFSWDHHRQVGIATDADWKEFVMEKFEARPYRRRPVPYIDLLEILFADKKESEIVVSNE, encoded by the exons ATGGGTTGTGCAGATTCGGGCTCTCCTGTAAGATCCAATCCGGATGGTGAAATGAAAATCTTTGTGCAGTCAGAATCTCGAGGAAGTTATGTGCTTGAGGTGGACAGCTCTAACACCATCCGGGATGTGCTAGCCACCATTCTTTCTACTAAGCGGTTAGAGTCAGAACCGGAACCTGTGCTTTACTTCAATGGCCAGAAACTAGAGATGGCCGAATCTCTGGCGGCCTACGGTATCCAGGATTGCTCTGTCCTTCAGCTTGAGTGCACACTCTGGATATATCATTGCGTAATTGT AAGTGAGAAGCCAAATCCAATTTTGGGcaggaaaaaaattagaataacaGGTTGGCCTTTTACAATCTGGGAAGAGGAGCATGATAAAGTATTGCTTGGTTTGTTGGTGGAACAAATTCGAAATGGAGGGAGAGAATCACTAGATGTTGGAAAGGATTCGTGGAGTGACATGGCGGCTCGGTTCAATGAATCAACAGGTTTCAAATATACCGAAAAGCAATTGCACGAGCACTTCAATTTTTATGAACGTGAATATCAAATAGTGAACAGCATAAGGAATCATCAAAAGTTTAGTTGGGATCATCATCGTCAAGTAGGAATTGCCACAGATGCTGATTGGAAAGAATTTGTCATG GAAAAATTCGAAGCGAGGCCCTATCGAAGGAGACCAGTACCATATATTGATTTATTGGAAATCTTGTTTGCGGATAAGAAAGAATCAGAAATTGTAGTTTCCAACGAATGA